A window of Rhododendron vialii isolate Sample 1 chromosome 11a, ASM3025357v1 genomic DNA:
GTCATTATTaatttggatatttttcctTTCAAGGGCTATGGAATGCAAGATGGAGCTTTGTGTGGAGTTTTCGATGGCCATGGAAGGAATGGCCACAGAGTAAGCAAGTTGGTGAGAAACAAGTTGCCTTCACTGTTGCTAAACCAAAAGATTAATGCTCTCGCAAAGGTCAATACAGTTGGGTATGGCTGTAATTTCCTTAATCATAATGAGAAGGCGGAGGGTGAAAATTTGCCAAACAAGGATTTCAACAGATGGGAAGAGGCTTGTGTTAACGCCTTCAAAGTTATGGACAAGGAGATTAAGCTTATTGAGAGTTTGGACTGCTCATGCAGTGGAACCACCGCGGTGGTTGTCATAAGACAGGTAAGCAAAAGAAAGTGCCCTTGACAAATGAAAGCACATACacaaaatgaaaacatttttgtgtttattgtttttcGGGCGAGGAAAACAGTTTTTAAGATTTCAGGTTCTTGGTGTCGCCAAATGATTGTAGtggcaatatttttttttttctgcactCTTTTGGTTCCCTATCAGTTCAACaggtaaaattttctttttttgtgataCTCATAGCATATTGTGAAATTTGTAATAGGGTGAAGATCTTAGTATTGCTAATCTAGGAGACTCGAGAGCAGTGATGGGGACAATCACTCAGGAGGATGGAGTACTGAGGGCTGTTCAATTGACTACAGATTTGAAGCCTGGTTTACCAAGTAAGAcaatttttctctcattgagtATGACCACAGAATCTCTGTCGTATCGTACCAAATTGGCAGCCACACAATCATGTCTCGAAATTTTTGTTTCCATGAACCAATGATATCGATAGAGGGAGGATCCTGTTCCAAAGACAGTGAAAGCTTGTCAGCAAATACTTGGTCGATTTACTGTTCAGTGTAGTTTCTGTTTCTTGTGCTCATTTTTTACAAATACAAAAAACTTGTATAGTTGGATGTTTTCTAACCTTTTTCTTGTagttttcatggtaaatgaCTAGTTTTTATCGGAAACTGTTTAAAGAAGTTAGCAAATTTTCGATAAGCAAGTCCATTTAAGATATAAACAATGCAAAACTGTTAAagcaaattttaaaatgacttTCGAGAACTGTCCTACAAAACAGATTCTGACAGTAATATGATATGACGATGGATTTTGCCGTTGCTTTGTGCAGTGGAAGCCGATCGAATAAGGAAGAGTAACGGTCGAGTGGTTGCATTGAAAGAAGAGCCGCACATTCAGAGAGTGTGGTTGCCCCATCTTGACTCGCCAGGGCTAGCCATGTCTCGAGCTTTTGGAGACTTTCTGCTAAAAAATCATGGAATTATCGCCATCCCTGACGTCTCCTACCGCCGTCTTACATCAAATGATCAGTTTCTTGTTCTTGCCACGGATGGGGTAAGGCCATTTTTCAGCGATTAACTGCTCCAGACAACTTTAATACAATAACAAGCATAGCAATTGGCATCCTTTTCTAGAGAAAATTCCTGGGGTCTACATATAGTAGTTCTGCACAATTTGATCAactcaacttttttttattattatgtgGGCAGGTGTGGGATGTGCTGAGCAACAATGATGTGGTATCCATTGTATCAACAGAAGGGAGTGAGGAGGCGGCAGCAAGAGCAGTGGTGGAGGCGGCGGTTTCTGTCTGGAAACAGAAGTTTCCTTCCTCAAAGAGAGATGACTGCACTGCGGTTTGCCTCTTTTTGCAGAAGATCAAGAGGCTAAAACAAACCCTTGTATAAGATGGCTCCTTTTCGTGTTGTTAGCCTGTTGTCATCTTCGGAGTTGAGCACAACCCATTTCTGTTTACAAGGACCACTGAGCAAGAAAGATCTTGGATACCAATTTCCTTGAAAACCAAATCAACATCTGAGTCACTTTCAGTGGCTAAGACAATTGCTTGTGGCCATATCACTTGGTATGATCTCTAATGGGAAAAAATCCATTGACTGAGAAATTGAATCTAGTGTGTATCTAATTTGTCAACTTACATATAACTGTACACACCCACACAATCGAAATTAACCGAGTCAGTTTCTCTCAcccaaaagaacaaaagaaagccTCGGTCCAATCATAACATAGTGAAACGCGAATCACCACCATAACATCTCCATTACTGCTTGGCCCAAATCAATGGGAAAGTTCTCAATATAATACTCTACCAATCCTTGGTAACATCTAACAAAAAGcaaattttccttttgtcattttcttcttttttacttctCTGTCAACATATGCCAACTCCAAAGGATCACAGAACCCCTCCTCCTTTGACGATAACTAAACATGAATTCTGCTCCCTCAGTAGCAGAGAGAAAGGGACTGCTGGACAATATTTTCAAACTTGATTACCAAATTCCCAAATCTGTAGTTAGAGCCACACAAGCCCATTTCTTCAGAGATTACGTTGATTCTTCTTTCAGATCCTCCTTTTCAGGCAGGTCATCATATGTAATGGGCACCCTCACTTTATAATGGACAAATTCACGATCCCCATCAATATTGGATTGTTCGAATCGTTATGCACATTGGGTATTATCTGCAAACCATCTGAACTGCTGCTGACTGTAGTCTGGAGCATGACTTTTTCTTTCATAAGTAGCTTCTTTATTCTGCACTGAGTTTTACCTCACGATCGGTTGCTTGAATTGCTTCTGCAAAGTGGTAGTTAATAACACTTCAAAGCGTTAGAAGACTCTCAAACGAAGCAAATTGCATGGAACAGCATTGATGAACCAAGCAGTGGGAAGTACTTGTGGTCTTGATAGGCATCTTTAGGAGTGAAGCTAAAGCACAACTTAAACTAAACAATGGCCTGGTGGTGAGAAGCCCGGTGTGGCGGTGTTGGCAATGATTAAGCATAATACAAGTTGTGTGCCCTACATAGTATTACCAGGGGCTAAGCATTGTAATACACCTCAAACTTTCCCCCCCCTGTCTCGTGCTTTCAAGACATCCATAGTATGCCACTACCATTTCCAAAGCCTCTTCCAACTGCAGTTTTCTGCCCACCACAAGCTTGAATTGCATTCACCTGCAATTTTTATGTCAATTAAAAGTTCATGACGTATAAAAGACTATCAAAGGGGGAAAATAGTACAAATTCATGATAAACATAAGGTTGCATCGACCTGCAACTTCTATTTACTATGAATCCAAAACACGTTGAAAACTAACTGATAGGGGAAAACAGTACAAAAGCACAATAACCACTCCGATTCTTGAGAAACTATAATCATATTCCTAAGAATCAAATTTTGGTTAATAGCCATAGAAATAAGTAATCACACTCAAATACTTGATATGTAAATCCAGTAAGAGCCTATCTGTAAATGCTTGGGGGAAGGGAAGGCCAGATTTGACATGAGCTGTGATAAAAAAGGATACTTAGTTCTTAAACTTAATCGGTTATAGAGCATTGAAGTggaaaaagattcatgtagtGGACCCCGGTTGATTGGAAAACAGGGcatagtttggtttggttggcaaCTACTCAAATCCACAAGATACTGGAAACATACATGAACTACTCATTCGAAGGGCAGCATCGAATATTCAAATGCATTTGTCAAAAGTATGCATTGCACCTCCCATGTTGCACACTAGATATAAGTTTTGTGGTTTCTTTACCCTCTTTCTTTTCTAACCAAGCTGTTACTCTATGTTCAATATGTCTATAACAGCTTATCTGCCAGCCAGCCATCCGGAACACGACATCATATTTACAATTTTTCATTAGAAGTCTGAGTAAGGCATAATCCATCAATTTCCCGTGAAACCTAGCATGTTTGAGTATGATGTTAGAACGGCCATATCAAGTGAAATAGAAATGTATCCCTCTTAAACGAGATCAATCAAAGCAGAAACACCAGGCAACCCATGCCAGTGTACGCcagatgtgttttttttctctcaggCATTTACATGTCTAATAAACCTGGAAATGACATGAAAAGAACCCACCCATAAACACCCTTTTTAACATCGAACAAGGGGCACAGGACAAACAACTAATGCTTTCTTTTGCTACAATTGTAGTCAGGGGGGAACAGAGATAGCCACAAGTACAATGActtcacaaaaacaaaaaaatagaaccaaGTTAATTACGTAATTCTTTGGCCATGACACGTAACACATAACAAGACTTACGTAATTTAGCTTCATATTCAGCTATActagaaaaaaattacaaaatggAAGATCATTTTCCATCTCCAAATAATTGTTCAATCTTTTGTTGACGAGAGCTGAagttaaaattaacaaatggcAGGTTTCTTTCATCATGAAAGCAGCCTaaagaataatattttaggcttccaaaataaatatcCCCTCTAAACAGGATAATTGTCTCGAATTTCTGAATCAAATTGCTCCAACATATATTATACTAAAA
This region includes:
- the LOC131306739 gene encoding probable protein phosphatase 2C 72, encoding MGICLSNASGEIHEKKDSQENLVYYEEKISTSEIQRLGSLYSHEGSKGLNQDAAIVYQGYGMQDGALCGVFDGHGRNGHRVSKLVRNKLPSLLLNQKINALAKVNTVGYGCNFLNHNEKAEGENLPNKDFNRWEEACVNAFKVMDKEIKLIESLDCSCSGTTAVVVIRQGEDLSIANLGDSRAVMGTITQEDGVLRAVQLTTDLKPGLPMEADRIRKSNGRVVALKEEPHIQRVWLPHLDSPGLAMSRAFGDFLLKNHGIIAIPDVSYRRLTSNDQFLVLATDGVWDVLSNNDVVSIVSTEGSEEAAARAVVEAAVSVWKQKFPSSKRDDCTAVCLFLQKIKRLKQTLV